One part of the Salmo salar chromosome ssa28, Ssal_v3.1, whole genome shotgun sequence genome encodes these proteins:
- the LOC106589540 gene encoding SH3 domain-binding protein 1 has translation MLKSFNLLKQLGSVGKSQDATDLLTEDLVMVEQRVEPAKKAAQVIHKKLLGCLQSQLGLDTERRMKKLPLMLLSVSMAESLKDFDPDSSIRKVLEMCCFMESHLAATLSDFELKLEKEVLEPLNKLSEEDLPEILKNKKQFAKLTMDWHNARNKSQASTGPQAKQDGLKEEVEEAWRKLESIKDQYSADLYHFATKEDDYANYFIRLLELQAEHHKNSHDFLERNISELKDNHSQTDSQENNYKGKVYGESLLTHLYNSGREIAVPIHECVHMLLHTGMREEGLFRLAAAASVVKRLKSSLDGGVVNHSEFTDPHAVAGALKSYLRELPEPLMTFELYNDWFQAAGEKELTDKLEQFKIVLKKLPSENYNNLRYLVQFLSCLSEQQAVNRMSPSNIAIVLGPNLLWPRMEGEAALLDMASASSVQVVAVVEPLIQHSSSLFPEEVDFEIPELPGVPDLKMLEPQRSESGKENLARMTSSSSTCASSSSSHSSLCKTISSASQDSGGFFIIKSGSIGRRTTTWGNPASDPPCSTPINPTPVHTQSPSPVPSPTLVHNPSPLPSPKLAPGPTLVPSPPPVSVCSPTQKQSPESGSLEPILEAPPDSPRAILNITSPYKPRKSFLQHMPPIQSKEQVAVTYSKPRAPAPLTPADAPKTQLQPAPKPLAPVLKKTLSKKGIIRPPQIPPPKPPVLESKQVTSIAQ, from the exons ATGCTTAAATCTTTCAACCTCTTAAAGCAGCTTGGCTCTGTGGGGAA GTCACAGGATGCCACAGATCTTCTCACAGAAGATCTGGTTATG GTGGAGCAGCGGGTGGAGCCAGCCAAGAAGGCAGCGCAGGTTATTCACAAGAAGCTGCTGGGCTGTCTGCAGAGTCAACTAGGGCTGGACACAGAGAGACGAATG aaAAAACTCCCTCTCATGCTGCTCTCTGTTAGCATGGCTGAGAGCTTAAAAGACTTTGATCCAGACTCTTCTATCAG GAAAGTATTGGAGATGTGTTGCTTCATGGAGAGTCACCTGGCCGCAACACTGTCTGACTTTGAGCTGAAGCTGGAGAAGGAGGTTTTGGAACCTCTCAATAAACTCAGTGAG GAAGACCTTCCAGAGATTCTCAAAAACAAGAAGCAGTTTGCCAAACTCACAATGGACTGGCACAATGCACGCAACAA GTCCCAGGCTAGTACGGGACCTCAGGCAAAGCAGGATGGGctgaaagaggaggtggaggaggcctGGAGGAAACTGGAGAGCATCAAG GACCAATACTCTGCAGATCTGTATCACTTTGCCACTAAAGAAGATGACTATGCCAACTACTTCATTCGT CTGCTGGAACTACAAGCAGAACATCATAAGAATTCCCATGACTTCCTGGAACGAAACATCAGTGAGCTGAAAGACAACCACAGTCAAACAG ACTCCCAGGAGAATAACTATAAGGGGAAGGTATACGGCGAGTCCCTGCTGACTCATCTGTACAACAGCGGCAGGGAGATCGCTGTTCCCATCCACGAGTGTGTTCACATGCTGCTGCACACCGGtatgagggaggag GGTCTGTTTCGTCTGGCAGCAGCAGCCTCGGTAGTGAAGAGACTGAAGAGCAGTCTGGATGGAGGGGTTGTGAATCACAGTGAATTCACTGACCCTCATGCAGTCGCAG GGGCTTTGAAAAGCTACCTGAGAGAGCTGCCTGAACCACTCATGACCTTTGAACTCTACAATGATTGGTTTCAAGCAGCAGG GGAGAAAGAATTGACAGACAAACTTGAGCAGTTTAAAATTGTGCTGAAGAAGTTACCATCAGAAAACTACAACAACCTCCG GTACCTGGTACAGTTCCTGTCGTGTCTGTCAGAGCAGCAGGCGGTTAACAGGATGAGTCCCAGTAACATTGCCATAGTACTGGGTCCCAACCTGCTGTGGCCTCGCATGGAGGG ggAGGCAGCGCTGTTGGACATGGCATCTGCCTCCTCCGTCCAGGTGGTGGCGGTGGTTGAGCCTCTCATACAACACTCCAGCAGCCTGTTTCCAGAAG AGGTGGACTTTGAGATTCCTGAGCTTCCTGGGGTCCCAGATTTGAAAATGTTAGAACCTCAACGTTCAGAGTCTGGGAAAGAGAACCTTGCCAGAATGACCTCCTCCTCTTCAACATgcgcttcctcttcctcttctcattCTTCTCTCTGTAAAACAATCAG CTCAGCATCTCAGGACAGTGGAGGTTTTTTCATCATCAAGTCAGGCTCCATTGGTCGTAGAACCACCACCTGGGGGAACCCTGCCTCAGACCCACCATGCTCAACCCCAATTAACCCTACCCCAGTCCATACCCAGAGCCCGTCCCCTGTCCCAAGCCCGACACTGGTCCACAACCCATCCCCACTACCCAGCCCCAAACTGGCACCTGGCCCAACCCTGGTTCCCTCCCCACCACCAGTGTCTGTCTGCAGTCCGACCCAGAAGCAGAGCCCTGAATCGGGCTCACTAGAACCCATCCTAGAGGCCCCACCGGACTCCCCCAGAGCTATACTGAACATCACCTCACCATACAAAC CGAGGAAATCCTTCCTTCAACACATGCCGCCCATCCAGAGTAAAGAGCAGGTGGCCGTCACATACTCCAAACCCAGGGCCCCAGCACCTCTAACACCAGCAGATGCACCCAAAACCCAGCTACAACCTGCACCCAAGCCCCTAGCTCCGGTCCTGAAGAAGACCCTAAGCAAAAAGGGTATAATTAGGCCCCCCCAAATCCCACCTCCCAAGCCCCCAGTACTGGAAAGCAAACAGGTGACCTCTATAGCGCAGTGA
- the LOC106589537 gene encoding 28 kDa heat- and acid-stable phosphoprotein, with the protein MPRGGKKGHKGRGKQFSNPEEIDRQMKAQRELEANGGVEKEEEKSSGSDDSSSEEEDVNKKKSGVEGLIEIENPNRISQKSKKVTELDVNAPKELSRREREEIEKQKAKERYMKLHLEGKTDQARADLARLAIIKKQREDAQKKRDGLKKEKEAEDSKSKR; encoded by the exons ATGCCAAGAGGCG GTAAAAAAGGTCACAAGGGCCGGGGAAAGCAGTTCAGCAACCCTGAAGAGATTGATAGACAGATGAAAGCACAGAGAGAGCTG GAGGCGAACGGTGgagtggagaaggaggaggagaagtcaTCAGGATCTGACGACAGCAGCAGTGAAGAGGAGGACGTT AATAAGAAGAAGAGTGGAGTGGAAGGATTGATTGAGATTGAGAATCCCAACCGCATATCCCAGAAAAGTAAGAAGGTGACCGAGCTAGATGTCAACGCACCCAAAGAGCTGTCACGCCGAGAGAG GGAGGAAATCGAGAAGCAGAAAGCTAAGGAACGCTACATGAAGCTTCACCTAGAGGGGAAGACGGACCAGGCACGGGCTGACCTCGCCAGGCTGGCCATCATCAAGAAGCAGAGAGAGGACGCGCAAAAGAAGAGGGACGGCCTCAAAAAAG AAAAAGAAGCTGAAGACTCCAAGTCCAAGCGTTAG